One window of Medicago truncatula cultivar Jemalong A17 chromosome 2, MtrunA17r5.0-ANR, whole genome shotgun sequence genomic DNA carries:
- the LOC25486899 gene encoding RNA polymerase II C-terminal domain phosphatase-like 4: MENVATIRVLCGFDDNDSIEGGVMNRKWKPLGRTNGAHNYGLIKFVQCSTLKLPRSFPAAESQKEKQSLEFRDPLSKVQMSHDETEFPDSTDSSGSTDEFIQNLEDELDDDGSDNSSSDEEAESEDSRIKRLKSDSTSETETSTSAGTAEQKLGNFIVVVVSFIFFARNEIQSRIRCMHAPWIIWRHLYTLWAKGGWGIWCVIWGLKLDDKEISRVRGIDVKNLLNRRKLCLVLDLDHTLLNTTSLHRLSPEEMHLKTHTDSLEDISKGSLFMLAHMQVMTKLRPFVRTFLKQASEMFEMYIYTMGDRQYSLEMARLLDPQEEYFKDKVISREDGTQKNVKDLDLVLGTENSILILDDKEEVWPKYRDNLILMERYHFFNSSCQDFGLQRKSLVALHIDENETDGALAKILEVLRQINYKFFDELQGDLVDRDVRQVLSSFQGEVLRGCVIIFSLNFRGDLRKLRRIAERLGATCLKKHDPTVTHVVATDFVTKESRWAVKEKKFLVNRRWLEAANFFLQKQPEENFLCQNTLVSGN; the protein is encoded by the exons ATGGAAAATGTCGCAACCATTCGAGTTTTATGCGGTTTTGATGACAATGATAGTATAGAAGGCGGTGTCATGAACCGTAAATGGAAACCTCTTGGGCGAACCAACGGCGCCCACAATTATGGTCTCATTAAGTTTGTTCAATGTTCAACATTAAAGCTTCCTAGA AGTTTCCCTGCGGCCGAATCACAAAAAGAGAAGCAATCTTTGGAATTTCGTGATCCACTGAGTAAAG TACAGATGAGTCATGATGAGACAGAATTTCCTGACAGTACCGATTCATCTGGCAGTACTGATGAGTTCATTCAAAATCTTGAGGATGAACTTGATGATGATGGTTCAGACAACTCATCGTCAGATGAAGAAGCCGAAAGCGAAGATTCCAG AATTAAAAGACTTAAGTCTGATAGCACCAGTGAAACTGAGACGTCTACTTCAGCAGGAACCGCGGAACAAAAATTAGGTAACTTTATCGTTGTGgttgtttctttcattttctttgctAGGAACGAGATTCAATCCCGCATCAG ATGTATGCATGCACCCTGGATCATTTGGAGGCATTTGTATACATTGTGGGCAAAAGGTGGATGGGGAATCTGGTGTGTCATTTGG ggactaaaacttGATGATAAGGAAATTTCTAGAGTGCGCGGCATAGACGTGAAGAATTTATTAAATCGTAGAAAGCTTTGTTTGGTTCTAGACCTAGATCACACACTGCTAAATACCACTTCCCTTCATCGTTTGAGCCCAGAAGAAATGCATTTAAAAACTCATACAGATTCTCTAGAAG ATATCTCTAAAGGTAGCCTCTTCATGTTGGCGCATATGCAAGTAATGACCAAGTTGAGGCCCTTTGTCCGCACATTTCTTAAACAAGCAAGTGAAATGTTTGAAATGTACATCTACACCATGGGTGATCGGCAATATTCATTAGAGATGGCTAGGCTGCTTGATCCTCAAGAGGAATACTTCAAAGATAAGGTAATTTCTCGAGAGGATGGGACTCAAAAGAATGTGAAGGATCTGGATCTTGTGTTGGGGACAGAAAATTCTATCTTAATTCTTGATGATAAAGAAGAG GTATGGCCAAAGTACAGAGATAATCTGATATTGATGGAGAGataccactttttcaattcaagTTGTCAGGACTTTGGCCTCCAACGCAAATCACTTGTTGCATTGCATATTGATGAGAATGAAACTGATGGTGCGCTTGCCAAAATACTCGAAGTGCTAAGACAGATCAACTACAAATTCTTCGAT GAACTTCAAGGAGATCTTGTTGATCGAGATGTGAGGCAG GTTTTGTCATCATTTCAAGGTGAAGTCTTAAGAGGATGTGTGATCATTTTCAGCCTTAATTTTCGTGGTGACTTGCGGAAACTCAGGAGGATAGCAGAGCGGTTAGGAGCTacttgtttgaaaaaacatgaCCCCACTGTGACACATGTAGTTGCTACTGATTTTGTAACTAAAGAGTCCCGCTGGGCcgtgaaagaaaagaagtttttgGTTAATCGTCGATGGCTAGAGGCTGCAAATTTCTTTTTGCAAAAGCAGCCTGAGGAGAACTTTCTTTGTCAAAATACACTAGTTTCTGGTAATTAG
- the LOC25486902 gene encoding mediator of RNA polymerase II transcription subunit 20a, translated as MPVRWILHWQPSQGTTVNSHILNEISQCVENFNGVKDGRCKTTITFYKPNLKDQSMSAQFPRDFLGISLMEQPNKYYLIIRDNKLVAEADSSILTIMEKLQSYKSKVALNCEGLQYNLGDFQMRLIKVVPNQAESLRGILMEIEYLPISSLENAKPIMEEFIEIWREVLSKKSLPGQFMRAEPIFADYGLSDNYSLQHTAVQYAAALPQLFASVQLRS; from the coding sequence ATGCCTGTCAGATGGATTCTTCACTGGCAACCGAGTCAAGGCACAACGGTGAACAGCCACATACTGAATGAAATTTCACAGTGTGTTGAAAATTTCAATGGCGTCAAAGACGGAAGATGCAAGACTACCATTACTTTCTACAAACCCAATTTAAAAGACCAATCAATGAGTGCTCAATTCCCTCGTGATTTTCTTGGGATATCGCTTATGGAACAACCCAACAAATATTACTTGATCATTCGTGACAATAAGCTTGTTGCTGAGGCTGATTCTTCAATCTTAACTATCATGGAGAAACTTCAGTCCTATAAATCTAAGGTTGCACTGAATTGTGAGGGTTTGCAGTATAATCTGGGTGATTTTCAGATGAGACTGATTAAAGTTGTGCCAAATCAAGCTGAAAGTCTCAGAGGAATTCTAATGGAGATTGAGTATCTCCCTATTTCTTCACTTGAAAATGCCAAGCCAATTATGGAAGAGTTCATAGAAATATGGCGAGAAGTGTTGTCCAAGAAATCATTACCTGGCCAGTTCATGCGAGCGGAACCAATCTTTGCAGATTACGGGCTCTCTGACAATTATAGCTTGCAACACACAGCTGTCCAGTATGCTGCTGCATTGCCCCAACTATTTGCATCAGTTCAGTTAAGGAGTTAG
- the LOC25486900 gene encoding protein GAMETE EXPRESSED 1, giving the protein MGLRVHLLVLILVSLSLRCESWGWFSSNKESYSNERSYGNQGSFRGSSAEFSIEAFNDPKGVKLIENAKNKMVGSNTCWQNAYQHLFAGCSEILAADEKRSRLAWHLSDCFQRDSGRVSFPRCDAETPIATCLRNLDDLAHKVYLEFYLETNSICYQLQTHAFKHETERLVTELKSSAQYVEDKLDSIEEKSDNLLQGSKYIFDSLESVNSHTELVAQTVKNVETHIDVVLRHSKSVYEQTKKITASQSQLEEGQEDMKRKLEDGVALLKESYSYLGKEIEKLRDETIEIENEVIKVGDAMSSKMNTLQTKAEDIGNMAGVSLEKQQELLDGQSTALKGLNSLNEVQLKALEESRKSLQYFSEYGHKQQEELLRRQEQMQGLHDRLMENSKTILSAQETFEAKQATMFVALDKIFALQNAMLLESRMIKAFFIYVISIFVVFMLTSTKQTYNVRPLLYIELCLALFVEVFIIRLTNDVIEQQTWIINKVRLFFMVAASAQLMYAIVTYRDYERLNHNMLLTLVNKINNMQKLKDSNWDLDTTDYVDWSQLIDIDIPDDVNCLDDPDFVIPEEVAENSITTSTTKSYNLRSRNRLH; this is encoded by the exons ATGGGACTTAGAGTTCATCTTCTTGTTCTTATTTTGGTCTCTTTATCTTTAAGATGTGAATCATGGGGTTGGTTTTCATCAAATAAGGAGAGTTACTCTAATGAGAGGTCTTATGGCAATCAAGGAAGTTTTAGAGGTTCGAGTGCCGAGTTCTCAATCGAGGCTTTCAACGATCCAAAGGGAGTGAAGCTAATAGAGAATGCTAAGAATAAAATGGTTGGATCAAATACTTGTTGGCAAAATGCTTATCAACATCTTTTTGCTGGATGTTCTGAGATTTTGGCTGCTGACGAGAAAAGGTCGAGATTGGCTTGGCATCTAAGTGATTGCTTTCAAAGGGATTCTGGAAGGGTTTCCTTTCCTCGTTGTGACGCAGAAACACCAATTGCAACATGCCTAAGAAACTTAGACGATCTTGCTCATAAGGTTTACCTTGAATTCTACCTCGAAACCAACTCCATTTGTTATCAATTACA GACACATGCATTCAAGCATGAAACTGAGAGACTTGTGACTGAATTGAAAAGTTCTGCTCAGTATGTCGAGGACAAGTTAGATAGCATTGAAGAAAAATCAGATAATTTGTTACAAggctcaaaatatatttttgattctCTTGAATCGGTTAATAGTCACACAGAGCTAGTTGCTCAAACTGTTAAGAATGTTGAAACTCATATTGATGTGGTATTAAGGCATTCCAAAAGTGTTTACGAACAAACGAAAAAAATTACAGCATCACAGTCACAACTAGAAGAAGGTCAAGAGGACATGAAGAGAAAATTAGAGGATGGGGTTGCATTGCTCAAAGAATCTTATAGTTATTTGggaaaagaaatagaaaagttAAGAGATGAAACCATTGAGATTGAAAATGAAGTGATCAAAGTTGGAGATGCTATGTCATCAAAGATGAACACTCTACAAACCAAAGCGGAAGATATTGGAAATATGGCAGGGGTTTCCTTAGAAAAACAACAAGAACTTTTAGACGGACAATCCACGGCACTCAAGGGACTAAATTCATTGAACGAGGTTCAACTCAAAGCATTAGAGGAAAGCAG GAAAAGCCTACAATATTTTTCTGAATATGGACATAAGCAACAAGAAGAGCTTTTACGACGTCAAGAACAGATGCAAGGACTTCATGATCGGTTAAtggaaaattcaaaaacaatattatcTGCTCAG GAAACTTTTGAGGCAAAACAGGCTACCATGTTTGTTGCTTTGGATAAAATCTTTGCTTTGCAAAATGCCATGTTGCTTGAATCAAGAATGATTAAAGCTTTCTTCATTTATGTGATATCAATCTTTGTCGTCTTTATGTTGACTAGTACGAAGCAAACCTACAATGTTCGACCTTTACTTTATATTG AGCTATGTCTTGCCCTCTTTGTGGAAGTATTCATTATTCGTTTAACGAATGACGTCATAGAGCAACAAACATGGATAATAAACAAGGTCCGGTTATTTTTTATGGTAGCTGCTTCGGCTCAACTTATGTATGCAATTGTCACATACAG GGACTATGaaaggttgaaccataatatgCTCCTAACATTGGTTAATAAGATAAACAACATGCAAAAATTGAAAGATTCAAATTGGGATTTAGATACTACTGATTATGTGGATTGGTCTCAATTGATAGATATTGATATACCTGATGATGTGAATTGCCTTGATGATCCGGACTTTGTGATTCCAGAAGAAGTTGCAGAGAATTCAATCACAACCTCCACAACAAAAAGTTATAACTTGCGCTCACGCAATCGTTTACATTGA